Part of the Paenibacillus terrae HPL-003 genome is shown below.
CGAGGAGGAACTCATCCACCGTCATCGTTCATCGGAGCCGCTGTACAGGGAGCATTTGCTGCTGGATCTGTTACAGCAGCGGCGTCCCGCAGCCGAGGTTATTCGGGAGATGGACGGGCTGGAGCTTTCCGGCGAGACCTCCGGGCCGCCCTATACTGTGTTGTGCTGCGAGCTGGAAGAGCCACAGCAGCAGGAAGCAGCGGCCACGAGCGAGCTGCACGGCTACGAGGAGGGAAGCAGCCGCGAATTCGCCGGGCTGGCTTGGGAAGCTGCGGCGGCCGCCGGGGCGAAGGCACACGGAGCGGCGGTTTCCCGAGATCGGCGTGTCGTGCTGCTGGCGGCAGCATCTTGCAGGGCGGCGGAGCGGACGGCACAGCATATCCGGCAGGCGGTACAGGAGCGGCTGAACCGGGCAGTGTCCATCGGGATTAGCCGCCCTGTAGGGCGGATGGAGCAACTACCCGAAGCGTATGAGGAAGCTGTCCGGGCAGCGGAGCATCGGGGCTGGGTTGGCTATAGCCAGATCATCCCCTATGAGAGCATTCAGGCGGCTGAGCCGAACAGCAGTCATTTGCTGGAGAAGGAGCTGCTGATGATTACGGAAATTCGGGCCGGAAATGATGCTGCCGTACATGCGATTTTACAGGAATGGTCCGGACAATTGGCAGGTCTGCCCGTCAAGCAGGTGAAAATGATCGTTACCCAGCTCGTTCTGTTCGTCATGCGGATCGTCCAAAGCGACGCATCCGTAGGCCAAGCGTCCATGCAGGAGCAGGACCCGCTGCTGGAACTGTCCCGATTGCGGCACGGACCCGAGATGATCGACTATGTATCCCGCTATTTTGTGCGGGTGGGTCGCCATGTTCGGGAATCGCGCGAGCAGGGCATTCCACGCAAATTTCAACGGGCCAAGGAGTGGATTCGGGAGCATCTTCAGGAGGATGGCGGTCTGAACAGCCTTGCGGCTTACATGAATATGAGTCCCAAATATTTGAGCGCCCGTTTCAAACAGGTTACAGGAGAAAGCTTTGCCGATTACCAGACGCGTGTCCGCTTCGAACGTGCCCGCGAGCTGCTGCTGGACTCGAATCGGAAGGTTGCTGAGGTGGCGGAGATTGTGGGCTTTGCGGATACGAACTATTTTAGCATTGCCTTCAAAAAGCATACCGGACTGACCCCGACGGAGTTTCGTAAAACATTTTTGTAAACGCGCTGTTAAAAAAATCATACCAAAACAAAGAGAGTCTGGAGTCGTTGGGTAGTCGGCTCCAGGCTCTCGGCGCATAATAGGCTTGTAAGGAGAATCCAGTTCAGGAAGGGGCCGATTGATTTGCTGAAACGAAGGTTACGGACATGGATGGCTCTTGTGATGACGGCGATTTTGACAGGGCTGACGGCTTGCAGCGGTAACGCTGGTGAACCGGTCAACCCCAATGCGGTCGAACTCAAGTTCATGTACTGGGGGAGCAATGACGAGAAACAGGCAATGGAAAAAATGATCCAAAGCTTCAATGCATCCCACCCGGATATTCGAGTGAAGGGCGAGCATGTCCCGGGTGATTACACGACGAAAATTAACACGTTGATGGCCGCCAATCAGCTTCCTGATATCGCCTACCTGGGCGATTCGCTCACGATGAAATGGGCCAGTGAAGGCAGACTCCTGGATTTATCCTCCTATTATGATGAATATCCCGAATTAAAAAACAAGCTTAAATCCTCCTATCTCTACAGCGAGCCCGGCAAGTCTATCGGCAACTACACCGCCATGGAAGTGATGCAGTTATTTTACAACAAAGAGCTGTTTACAGAAGCAGGCGTATCCGTTCCCCCGGCTGATCCTAAAAAGGCTTGGACATGGGATGAATTTCTAGCCATCGCCAAAAAGCTGACCAAGGATCAGAACGGAAAGCATCCGGGTGACAGCGGCTTTGATCCGAAAAATATTGCGCAATACGGCTTTGCCTTCGGCAATGACCGTAGCTCCTGGGGACCGCTTCTGGCGAGCAACGGCGGAGCTTTGACCGACAAAACGGGCAAGAAGTATACGCTGAACAGCCCAGAGTCGGTGGAGGTATTTCAGAAGCTGCAGGATCTGGTTTTCAAAGAGCATGTTTCTCCAGATTTGATCCAGCAGCAGGACATGCCATCCAATACGATCCGGCTTCAGACGAGAAAGGTCGCCATGGTTGTGGACGGAACATGGTCGCTGCTCGATTTTTCGAACAACAAGCAACTGCAATGGAGTATCGGTGTTCTGCCGAAGCTCAAAGAACCCAAAACGATGATTGTTGCGGGGGCCACTGTCATTTTCCAGAGCACCAAGCATCCCAAGGAAGCGCTCGAATTTTATTTGTATCATAACAATCCGGAAAAGGTGGATTTGTTCAAATCCGGTCTGTGGATGCCTATCGAGGAAAAATATTATACCGATGAGCAGGCCATCCAGTCATGGACGAATAATGCTGCACATCCACCGGAATTT
Proteins encoded:
- a CDS encoding response regulator; translation: MYRLLIVDDEYHIREGLKLMVVESGLPVEVSHVAGDGETALRLYAEQRPDMILLDINLPDMSGLDIAKIIREKDQRTPLLFLTGYESVTYIRQAVSLQAVDYLLKPVTREDFEAALRRAEDRIVQLRRSEEELIHRHRSSEPLYREHLLLDLLQQRRPAAEVIREMDGLELSGETSGPPYTVLCCELEEPQQQEAAATSELHGYEEGSSREFAGLAWEAAAAAGAKAHGAAVSRDRRVVLLAAASCRAAERTAQHIRQAVQERLNRAVSIGISRPVGRMEQLPEAYEEAVRAAEHRGWVGYSQIIPYESIQAAEPNSSHLLEKELLMITEIRAGNDAAVHAILQEWSGQLAGLPVKQVKMIVTQLVLFVMRIVQSDASVGQASMQEQDPLLELSRLRHGPEMIDYVSRYFVRVGRHVRESREQGIPRKFQRAKEWIREHLQEDGGLNSLAAYMNMSPKYLSARFKQVTGESFADYQTRVRFERARELLLDSNRKVAEVAEIVGFADTNYFSIAFKKHTGLTPTEFRKTFL
- a CDS encoding ABC transporter substrate-binding protein, whose translation is MLKRRLRTWMALVMTAILTGLTACSGNAGEPVNPNAVELKFMYWGSNDEKQAMEKMIQSFNASHPDIRVKGEHVPGDYTTKINTLMAANQLPDIAYLGDSLTMKWASEGRLLDLSSYYDEYPELKNKLKSSYLYSEPGKSIGNYTAMEVMQLFYNKELFTEAGVSVPPADPKKAWTWDEFLAIAKKLTKDQNGKHPGDSGFDPKNIAQYGFAFGNDRSSWGPLLASNGGALTDKTGKKYTLNSPESVEVFQKLQDLVFKEHVSPDLIQQQDMPSNTIRLQTRKVAMVVDGTWSLLDFSNNKQLQWSIGVLPKLKEPKTMIVAGATVIFQSTKHPKEALEFYLYHNNPEKVDLFKSGLWMPIEEKYYTDEQAIQSWTNNAAHPPEFQEAGIEYARDYAIKPSTSTLRNWPDIGSKLTPGLDLIWTNKKTPQQALDELEPIIQPLLQGVYPDE